A stretch of DNA from Pirellulales bacterium:
CGTTGCGTCTTTTGCCGGACGAATTCGCGCCGCCCCGGCCGGTTTGATCGCGTCGGGCGGTGCCGGCTGGGGCGCCGTGGGTGCATTGCCGGCCGGTTTGATTGCCGAAGACCCCGCCGCTGCGCGTCGGTTGCGGTCCGAACTCAACTGTTTATGCCGCGGATCGTCGATTGGAGCGAGCGAGAAATCGTCCGCTCGGGGCGGGCCAGACCCGGGCGGCTGCTCGAGCAACTGCTCGGCCTCGAGGGCCGTAATCCGCCCCTTTTCGACCAGCATCTTCGCCAGCGATTCCGGAGTTACGATCTTGAGCGATTTCCGAACAAACTGCCGTAAGCTGTCAATCGCCTCGGCCGGCAAGAGGGCTCGCTGCTGCAACGTGTCGATGAATTCTTCGGTGGTCATTGAGAATTAGCAGCGCTCTTCAATTCGCCGGACACGTACTCCTGCTCGACGACGCGAAACTCGTAACCATCGTCGGTCAGCGAAAGAGAGAATATCGTGTGACGCACTTCGGCTATATCGTGCTTGTCGGCAAATTGCTTTTCCAAGTCCGCGAGCCGCTTTTCTAACTGCGGCGGATAGAATTGGGCCACGATCCGGCCGGTCGTCGGAATTCGCGCTCGGGCGAGCAGGGCGTTGTCGAGATCGCGCAGCGCGCCGCTGCGCCAAGTCATGTAAAAGCGCTGCTCGTCGGAGGGCGATCCCTCGCGCCGCTGGAGTTTGTCCTTAGTAAAACCCGAGGCGTATTCGATCTTGGCGCTGCCGCCAATGACCCCTAATTCGATGCCGAGGCCGTCCAATTGCCGGGCGTAGCTCTCGGTCGTATTGCCGGCGGGAAATCGGATTTCCCAACGCTGGACGCGGCTATTGCCGACGGTGGGGCTCTCGAAGTTCGGCGTGATCGTCGCGGTCTTCAGCAAAGTCTCCAGGGTATTGTCCAACGAAACGCGTCCCGCGGATTCGTCGGCCGTGGGTTTGACCAATTCCTTTGCGGGAGGCGCGACAACGGGCGGATCGGGGTCGGCGGTCACCGAGCCGGTGCTCGCTGCCAGGGCCGAGCGACCTTTCATCTGCCAGAGCCAACCGATGAAGCCGGCGGCCAACAATACCGCGACTGAAGCGCCGATGATCCAGGGGAGAGCACTGAGATTGAATCTTGGCCCAGTCGTGGGAGTCGTCAGCGCCAGCGGACTTGACGTTGGCATCTCAACGTGCAGCGCGGGCGATGATTCGGATTTTGGCTTGGATTTGCTCACGTGGAACGATCGATTGAAACTCCCCGCGAACAGTCATGGGGCCGAACCTGGGCCGGGATTGACCGCGGCATACCACTTTTTCCACTCGGCGATAGTCGCCGCACGGGCTGTTTCGTCTGGCAGCTCGGCGACCGTCTTCAGCCCGATGCGGCGGCTCGTAAACCGTAGTCCCTGATCGGCCGCGTACACGATTTGCCATTCGCTATCGGAAAGGGCGGCGATCAAAGTCGGCGCACTTCCCATGTCGCGCAATTTGCCGAGCACACGAACTGCCGCCAGCCGCGATTCGGCCGGACCGAGAGTGGCCAGTTGCCGGAGCAAGGCAAGATGCTCGTCGCGGGCCGGCCCCTGCTCCTCGGCAAGCTGAGAAATGATATTCCGCGGATCGTCGGCCAAATCGTGGAAATCAGGATCGCCGGGATGCGAGAGGACCTCGAGCAGCGCGGGCAGCGCTCCGGCCACCGGCTGGCTCACGATCCGTCCGTCGCGCACGTGAACGTCGATCAGCTTGCGCGGCAAGCCCCGCCCGCCGGTCAGCGCGCCCGAATCGTACCCTTTCGTTTTCTCAATGCTCCTTTTCGTCGATCGCATTAGGAACAGGATGCCAAAGGCCGTATCGGGCACGGTCAGGTCGCCCTGGCTGCTCCAGCTCCCGTCGTCTTTCTGTTTCTTCTTCAGATACTGGAAGCCGTCGGTATACCAGGCCGGTTCACGCGGATGCTGTCCCATGGCCAGCTCTTGAAAGCTGCGAAATCGCTCCAGAGCATAAAGATAGTAGAAGGGGTGATTGGGAACGTCGATCTTGTAATGGCCTGCCACGCCCCACCACCCCAGGCCGCGTTCCTGCGTGGCTCGCAGGGCCCGGACCGTGATCTGCGTCGTCAGCGGTTTCTCATTTTTCGCGCCGGATTGAACCGCTCGCAGCGCCGGTGGCAGATTGACGTCCTCCTCGTCGAGCTTGGGCATGGTCGACAGACCCAGCAAATCGCCGCAAATGAATATCGATCCAAGCGCAGCGGCGGAAAGTCCCTGGCGGACTTCGCTTCCCTGCTTGACAAGCGTAATGCCGCTGGAGGCCTGCGCTCCTGGGTCCTTTCCTTGATACGCCCAGCCGCCGGTGGGATCTTGAGTTCGCATCAGCCAGCCGCAGACCCTCTCAATCGATTCGATCGGGACGGCAAAGCCATGCCGCCTCGCCTCCCAACAGGCCAGCACTCCATATTGGGTCATCGACGTGTCGGCCGTCTTGCTGAACTGCGGGTGATCCAGCGGATAACCCCAGCCGCCGTATGACCGCTGCATCTCTTGAAGCGATTTCAAAAAGTAGCTGATTTCCGCCTGGTATTTGCTGGCGTTCAACTCGCAAAGAAAAACGACCGCCAGCGACGCGCTGTAAACGTAGTCGTTGCCGACCTGCTTGCCGTCCGGGTTGCTTGCCTTCGCGGCCTTGCAGGCGTCGACGGCAGCTTTCACCTGCGGATGCGATTCATTCTCGCCGCGCTTGATGAAGCAGAATCCGACCAGGCATTTTGCCCCGAGACGATTGTCGTTCGCGGTTTCCAGGAACTTGAACGCGTTTTCCAACAGTCCTTTGACCTCGAGTGCGTCCGGAGTGACCGCCCGAGCGGTTTGTGGCCAGCCGAGAAATGGCGCCAGTGAAAGTGCAATGACCGGTCCCGTCGGCCACCGCCGGCGAAGTTGACTTCCGCTCACGACTAGCTCCCCTATCAAACCGATCCAAAGCGCGGCGGTTCAACCGGAACCACCCACACTATCTCCATATTATAGCCAAAGACCGAGGAAAAAGCCGCCGATCGATTCCGGCGCTAAGTCGTCTGGAACTCTAACACGTTCACCCGCTCATTTGCCGTCTCCCTTTTTCTCCGAAAAATCAACCTTGGGCGCTTCACGGGCCGCTTTGTCAACTTGGAAGTATTCCGCCTCCTTCACACCGGCCATTCGGGCGTAAACAGAGCCGGGGAACTGCCGAACCATGGTATTCAAGTCGCGGACGGCGTCGTTATAGCGCTGCCGCTCGACCGTGAGCCGGTTCTCGGTCCCCTCGAGCTGGTCCTGCAGCTTCAGAAACGCCTCGTTCGATTTCAACTGAGGATAACTTTCCTGCAACAGCAGCAGCCGCGAGAGCGCGCTTTCCACTTGCGTGGCCGCGCGGGCCTTATCGGGCACGTTGTCCGCTTGAAAGTAGGCCTTTCGAGCCTCGGCGATTCCCAGGAAGACGGTCTTCTCTTGACCCGCGGTGCCTTTGACGGTCTCGACCAGATTGGGGATCAAGTCGTATCGCCGC
This window harbors:
- a CDS encoding LemA family protein, whose protein sequence is MKPFLIFGLVVLVLVLLGGGCLYTGYNRAIGMDEEVKNRWSQVENQLQRRYDLIPNLVETVKGTAGQEKTVFLGIAEARKAYFQADNVPDKARAATQVESALSRLLLLQESYPQLKSNEAFLKLQDQLEGTENRLTVERQRYNDAVRDLNTMVRQFPGSVYARMAGVKEAEYFQVDKAAREAPKVDFSEKKGDGK